In Kitasatospora sp. NBC_00240, the following are encoded in one genomic region:
- a CDS encoding helix-turn-helix transcriptional regulator, with protein MTPVPFSPLAARAHRAGLGLTPHQVAEGMAAHGVRLLPAHVIGWETGEIRPSEEEFIALARALWCPPAQLMGARPACLRDFRVARELGRDEAARRVGLSPRAYDLAEDAGRWTGDEDQTFALAQVLGMTLRDVVAVLGRQEELDQRLRRCVDGRWQAQVKAVGRIVPVPGDVLAAVLTDLQNEYQVTAHWGSGGWGSSAPAQPEPPQQARPVGERFWELLSRRSTEIPV; from the coding sequence GTGACGCCGGTCCCCTTCTCGCCCTTGGCGGCCAGGGCGCACCGCGCCGGGCTGGGCCTGACCCCTCATCAAGTGGCGGAGGGGATGGCCGCGCACGGGGTCCGACTGCTGCCGGCCCATGTGATCGGCTGGGAGACCGGCGAGATCCGGCCCTCCGAGGAGGAGTTCATCGCCCTCGCCCGCGCCCTGTGGTGCCCGCCCGCCCAGTTGATGGGCGCCCGGCCGGCCTGCCTGCGCGACTTCCGGGTGGCCCGGGAGCTCGGCCGGGACGAGGCCGCCCGCCGGGTCGGCCTCTCGCCGCGCGCCTACGACCTCGCCGAGGACGCCGGCCGGTGGACGGGCGACGAGGACCAGACGTTCGCGCTGGCCCAGGTGCTCGGGATGACGCTGCGGGACGTGGTGGCCGTCCTCGGCCGCCAGGAGGAGCTGGACCAGCGGTTGCGCCGCTGCGTCGACGGGCGCTGGCAGGCCCAGGTGAAGGCGGTGGGGCGGATCGTGCCGGTGCCCGGGGACGTGCTCGCGGCGGTGCTGACGGACCTGCAGAACGAGTACCAGGTGACGGCGCACTGGGGATCCGGCGGCTGGGGATCGTCCGCCCCGGCGCAGCCCGAGCCCCCGCAGCAGGCCCGGCCGGTCGGCGAGCGGTTCTGGGAGCTGCTGTCGCGGCGGTCCACCGAGATCCCGGTCTGA
- a CDS encoding cobalamin biosynthesis protein produces MRGLTRGTAFALGAVAGYLADARFADPRRGHPVAAFGTAAGRLERALWRDRRAAGAAYTALCVGTVAAAATLADRTLGRPAAGRAALAAAATWTVLGGTSLTREARTIGRSLSAGDLKAARERLPHLCGRDPSALDEQQIARAVVESVAENTADAVVNALVWGALAGTPGLLAFRAVNTLDAMVGHRSPRHLRFGWASARLDDVAGWPGARLTALLTVLAAPRPATAWRVWHRDGAAHPSPNAGRAEAAFAGALGVRLGGTLAYGERVEHRPVLGGELPPVEVADIERACRLSRRVGLLALGVTAAGHALLHHAGRGLTRQRKGGRN; encoded by the coding sequence GTGCGCGGGCTGACCCGCGGCACAGCCTTCGCCCTGGGCGCCGTCGCCGGGTACCTGGCCGACGCCCGCTTCGCCGACCCCCGGCGCGGTCACCCGGTGGCCGCCTTCGGCACCGCCGCCGGCCGCCTGGAGCGGGCGCTCTGGCGCGACCGGCGCGCGGCCGGCGCGGCGTACACCGCCCTGTGCGTGGGCACCGTCGCGGCCGCCGCCACCCTGGCCGACCGCACCCTCGGCCGCCCCGCGGCCGGCCGGGCGGCGCTGGCCGCCGCGGCGACCTGGACGGTGCTCGGCGGCACCTCGCTCACCCGCGAGGCCAGGACCATCGGGCGCTCGCTCTCGGCGGGTGACCTCAAGGCCGCGCGGGAGCGGCTGCCGCACCTGTGCGGGCGCGACCCGAGCGCGCTGGACGAGCAGCAGATCGCCCGGGCGGTGGTGGAGTCCGTCGCCGAGAACACCGCCGACGCGGTGGTGAACGCCCTGGTCTGGGGCGCGCTGGCCGGCACCCCCGGCCTGCTCGCCTTCCGGGCCGTCAACACCCTGGACGCGATGGTCGGGCACCGCTCGCCGCGCCACCTCCGCTTCGGCTGGGCCTCGGCCCGGCTGGACGACGTGGCCGGCTGGCCCGGCGCGCGGCTCACCGCGCTGCTGACCGTCCTGGCCGCGCCCAGGCCCGCCACCGCCTGGCGGGTCTGGCACCGCGACGGCGCGGCCCACCCCAGCCCCAACGCCGGCCGGGCCGAGGCCGCCTTCGCCGGCGCGCTCGGCGTGCGCCTCGGCGGCACCCTGGCCTACGGCGAGAGGGTCGAGCACCGGCCGGTGCTGGGCGGCGAACTGCCCCCGGTCGAGGTCGCGGACATCGAACGGGCCTGCCGGCTCTCCCGCCGGGTCGGGCTGCTCGCGCTCGGCGTCACGGCCGCCGGGCACGCCCTCCTGCACCACGCGGGCCGGGGTCTCACACGTCAACGAAAGGGTGGCCGCAATTGA
- a CDS encoding cobyric acid synthase — MSGALLVAGTTSDAGKSVVTAGICRWLARQGVKVAPFKAQNMSLNSFVTADGAEIGRAQAMQAQAARVEPEAAMNPVLLKPGADGRSQVVLLGRAIAEVGALDYRERKPVLLERSLECLADLRRRFDVVVCEGAGSPAEINLRDRDIANMGLATAAALPVVVVGDIDRGGVFAAMYGTLALLSAEDQRHVAGWFVNKFRGDARLLEPGLEMLHRLTGRPVLGTLPMLKGLWLDAEDSLDLSTVVDREDDRGPLGADVLRVAVVRFPRLSNFTDVDALAQEPGVLVRWATRPEELADADLVILPGTRATVADLAWLRERGLEPALRARAAAGLPVLGVCGGYQMLTREIVDRVESKAGEVEGLGLLPAHVRFGAEKVLARPVGEAFGQRVEGYEIHHGVVTVEGGELFISDDRGQGLDGCRAGSVWGTTWHGVLENDGFRRELLREVATLAGRAFVPAPDTCFAEAREARLDRLGDLIEEHADTDALWRLIEGGVPADGLPFVPPGAP, encoded by the coding sequence TTGAGCGGGGCACTGCTGGTCGCCGGAACGACCTCGGACGCCGGCAAGAGCGTGGTCACGGCCGGGATCTGCCGCTGGCTGGCCCGACAGGGCGTCAAGGTCGCGCCGTTCAAGGCGCAGAACATGTCGCTCAACTCCTTCGTCACCGCCGACGGCGCCGAGATCGGCCGTGCCCAGGCGATGCAGGCGCAGGCCGCCCGGGTCGAGCCGGAGGCGGCGATGAACCCGGTGCTGCTCAAGCCCGGCGCCGACGGCCGTAGCCAGGTGGTGCTGCTCGGGCGGGCGATCGCCGAGGTCGGCGCGCTGGACTACCGCGAGCGCAAGCCCGTCCTGCTGGAGCGCTCCCTGGAGTGCCTGGCCGATCTGCGGCGCCGCTTCGACGTGGTGGTGTGCGAGGGCGCCGGCTCGCCGGCCGAGATCAACCTGCGGGACCGCGACATCGCCAACATGGGCCTGGCCACCGCCGCCGCCCTGCCCGTGGTGGTGGTCGGCGACATCGACCGGGGCGGGGTCTTCGCCGCGATGTACGGGACGCTGGCCCTGCTCTCGGCGGAGGACCAGCGGCACGTGGCCGGGTGGTTCGTGAACAAGTTCCGCGGCGACGCCCGGCTGCTGGAGCCCGGCCTGGAGATGCTGCACCGGCTGACCGGCCGTCCGGTGCTCGGCACCCTGCCGATGCTGAAGGGCCTGTGGCTGGACGCCGAGGACTCGCTCGACCTCTCCACCGTGGTCGACCGCGAGGACGACCGCGGCCCGCTCGGCGCGGACGTGCTGCGGGTGGCCGTGGTGCGGTTCCCCCGGCTGTCGAACTTCACCGACGTGGACGCGCTGGCCCAGGAGCCCGGGGTGCTGGTCCGCTGGGCCACCCGCCCCGAGGAGCTGGCCGACGCCGACCTGGTGATCCTGCCCGGCACCCGGGCCACCGTCGCCGACCTGGCCTGGCTGCGTGAGCGCGGCCTGGAGCCGGCCCTGCGCGCCCGCGCCGCCGCCGGGCTGCCGGTGCTCGGCGTCTGCGGCGGCTACCAGATGCTGACCCGCGAGATCGTCGACCGGGTCGAGTCGAAGGCCGGCGAGGTCGAAGGGCTGGGACTGCTGCCGGCGCACGTCCGGTTCGGCGCCGAGAAGGTGCTGGCCCGGCCGGTGGGCGAGGCGTTCGGTCAGCGGGTCGAGGGCTACGAGATCCACCACGGCGTGGTCACGGTCGAGGGCGGGGAGCTGTTCATCTCCGATGACCGGGGGCAGGGCCTGGACGGCTGCCGGGCCGGATCGGTGTGGGGGACGACCTGGCACGGCGTGCTGGAGAACGACGGGTTCCGCCGGGAGTTGCTGCGCGAGGTGGCGACGCTGGCCGGGCGGGCGTTCGTCCCGGCGCCGGACACCTGCTTCGCCGAGGCCCGCGAGGCCCGGCTGGACCGCCTCGGCGACCTGATCGAGGAGCACGCGGACACCGACGCGCTGTGGCGGCTGATCGAGGGCGGCGTCCCGGCGGACGGCCTGCCGTTCGTGCCGCCGGGTGCGCCGTGA
- a CDS encoding putative cobaltochelatase, translating into MTDVRYPFTAIVGMADLRLGLLLNAVSPAVGGVLVRGEKGTAKSTMVRALAGLLPSIDTVEGCRFACDPAAPDPQCPDGAHDGLAGTARAAQLVELPVGVTEDRIVGSLDLERALSEGVKAYEPGLLAKAHRGVLYIDEVNLLQDHVVDLLLDAAAMGRSYVEREGVSVRHAARFLLVGTMNPEEGELRPQLLDRFGLTVEIAATREPRERAEVVRRRLAHDADPAAFAARFAAEERTLAERITTARELLPEVELTDTALRQITAVCAAFEVDGLRADIVMARTAVALAAWSGRTEVLEEDVRKAAQLALPHRRRRNPFDAPGLDEEKLDRTLEEHAEQDEQPEEARSEGRGPDDEQPDPDGDGPDGGGPQDEGPDGPDGGGPGGGAPDPAGPAAPNEFAATDTAPAPDAPETDVPAQHPRPARESAPVAAGEPYRTKLFKVPGTGKGAQGRRSPAETDGGHTIRARRPAGPLTRLHLAATLQAAAPHQHVRGRTGRALELRRDDFREQVRQGRESNLVLFVVDASGSMAARQRMTAVKGAVLSLLMDAYQRRDKVGLITFRGAGAELALPPTSSVEVGAARLESLPTGGRTPLAAGLLRAHETLRVERMRDPHRRPLLVVVTDGRATGGRDALTDAGRAAGLLAAQGLASVVLDCESGPVRLGLARKLAGQLGASAVTLDELRAEGVTALVHAHRPATSTTTANRKAA; encoded by the coding sequence ATGACTGACGTCCGATACCCGTTCACCGCGATCGTCGGCATGGCCGACCTGCGGCTCGGACTGCTGCTCAACGCGGTCTCGCCCGCGGTCGGCGGGGTGCTGGTCCGCGGCGAGAAGGGCACCGCGAAGTCCACCATGGTCCGCGCGCTGGCCGGCCTGCTGCCCTCGATCGACACCGTCGAGGGCTGCCGCTTCGCCTGCGACCCGGCCGCCCCCGACCCGCAGTGCCCGGACGGCGCCCACGACGGCCTGGCCGGCACCGCCCGGGCCGCCCAGCTGGTCGAACTGCCGGTCGGCGTCACCGAGGACCGGATCGTCGGCTCGCTCGACCTGGAGCGGGCGCTGTCCGAGGGCGTCAAGGCCTACGAGCCGGGCCTGCTGGCCAAGGCCCACCGCGGCGTGCTCTACATCGACGAGGTCAACCTGCTCCAGGACCACGTCGTCGACCTGCTGCTGGACGCCGCCGCGATGGGCCGCTCCTACGTCGAGCGCGAGGGCGTCTCGGTGCGGCACGCCGCCCGCTTCCTGCTGGTCGGCACGATGAACCCGGAGGAGGGCGAGCTGCGGCCGCAGCTGCTCGACCGCTTCGGCCTCACCGTCGAGATCGCCGCCACCCGGGAGCCGCGCGAGCGCGCCGAGGTGGTCCGCCGCCGGCTCGCCCACGACGCCGACCCGGCCGCCTTCGCCGCCCGGTTCGCGGCCGAGGAGCGGACCCTCGCCGAGCGGATCACCACCGCCCGCGAACTGCTGCCGGAGGTCGAGCTGACCGACACGGCGCTGCGCCAGATCACCGCCGTCTGCGCGGCCTTCGAGGTGGACGGGCTGCGCGCGGACATCGTGATGGCCCGCACCGCGGTCGCGCTGGCCGCCTGGTCGGGCCGCACCGAGGTGCTGGAGGAGGACGTCCGCAAGGCCGCCCAGCTCGCCCTGCCGCACCGCCGCCGGCGCAACCCCTTCGACGCGCCCGGTCTGGACGAGGAGAAGCTGGACCGGACGCTGGAGGAGCACGCCGAGCAGGACGAGCAGCCCGAGGAGGCCCGCAGCGAGGGCCGCGGGCCGGACGACGAGCAGCCCGACCCGGACGGTGACGGCCCCGACGGCGGCGGCCCGCAGGACGAGGGCCCCGACGGCCCGGACGGCGGCGGCCCCGGCGGCGGCGCGCCCGACCCCGCCGGACCGGCCGCACCGAACGAGTTCGCCGCCACCGACACCGCGCCCGCGCCGGACGCCCCCGAGACGGACGTGCCCGCGCAGCACCCCCGCCCGGCCCGGGAGAGCGCGCCGGTCGCCGCCGGGGAGCCGTACCGGACCAAGCTGTTCAAGGTGCCCGGCACCGGCAAGGGCGCCCAGGGGCGCCGCTCCCCCGCCGAGACCGACGGCGGCCACACCATCCGCGCCCGCCGCCCGGCCGGCCCGCTGACCCGGCTGCACCTGGCCGCCACCCTCCAGGCCGCCGCCCCGCACCAGCACGTCCGCGGCCGTACCGGCCGGGCGCTGGAACTGCGCCGGGACGACTTCCGCGAGCAGGTCCGGCAGGGCCGGGAGTCCAACCTGGTGCTGTTCGTGGTCGACGCCTCCGGCTCGATGGCCGCCCGGCAGCGGATGACCGCCGTCAAGGGCGCCGTGCTCTCCCTGCTGATGGACGCCTACCAGCGGCGCGACAAGGTCGGCCTGATCACCTTCCGCGGCGCCGGCGCCGAGCTGGCCCTGCCGCCGACCTCCTCGGTGGAGGTCGGCGCCGCCCGGCTGGAGTCGCTGCCGACCGGCGGCCGCACCCCGCTGGCCGCCGGTCTGCTGCGCGCCCACGAGACCCTGCGGGTCGAGCGGATGCGCGACCCGCACCGCCGGCCGCTGCTGGTCGTGGTCACCGACGGCCGGGCCACCGGCGGGCGGGACGCGCTCACCGACGCGGGCCGGGCCGCCGGACTGCTCGCCGCCCAGGGCCTGGCGAGCGTGGTGCTGGACTGCGAGTCCGGCCCCGTCCGACTCGGCCTGGCCCGCAAGCTCGCCGGACAGCTCGGCGCCTCCGCCGTCACCCTGGACGAGTTGCGGGCCGAGGGCGTCACCGCGCTCGTGCACGCCCACCGACCCGCCACCAGCACCACCACCGCCAACCGAAAGGCAGCCTGA
- the cobO gene encoding cob(I)yrinic acid a,c-diamide adenosyltransferase: protein MPQGKPESVPDDGLTTRQRRTLPITAVHTGPGKGKSTAAFGMALRAWNQGWPVGVFQFVKSAKWKVGEENALRVLGASGEGGTVAWHKMGEGWSWVQRNADMVESSEDAAKEGWEQVKRDLAAETYRFYVLDEFTYPMHWGWVDVEEVVAVLKDRPGNQHVVITGRYAKEPLTDLADLVTEMTKVKHPMDAGRKGQRGIEW, encoded by the coding sequence ATGCCACAGGGAAAGCCGGAGAGCGTCCCCGACGACGGCCTGACGACCCGCCAGCGCCGCACCCTGCCGATCACCGCCGTGCACACCGGCCCCGGCAAGGGCAAGTCGACCGCCGCCTTCGGGATGGCCCTGCGGGCCTGGAACCAGGGCTGGCCGGTCGGGGTGTTCCAGTTCGTGAAGTCCGCCAAGTGGAAGGTCGGGGAGGAGAACGCGCTGCGCGTGCTCGGCGCCTCCGGCGAGGGCGGCACCGTCGCCTGGCACAAGATGGGCGAGGGCTGGTCCTGGGTCCAGCGCAACGCCGACATGGTCGAGTCCAGCGAGGACGCCGCCAAGGAGGGCTGGGAGCAGGTCAAGCGCGACCTGGCCGCCGAGACCTACCGCTTCTACGTGCTCGACGAGTTCACCTACCCCATGCACTGGGGCTGGGTCGACGTGGAGGAGGTCGTCGCGGTGCTCAAGGACCGCCCCGGCAACCAGCACGTGGTCATCACCGGCCGCTACGCCAAGGAGCCGCTGACCGACCTCGCCGACCTCGTCACCGAGATGACCAAGGTCAAGCACCCCATGGACGCCGGCCGCAAGGGCCAGCGCGGTATCGAGTGGTAG